The Equus caballus isolate H_3958 breed thoroughbred chromosome 12, TB-T2T, whole genome shotgun sequence genome contains a region encoding:
- the GLYAT gene encoding glycine N-acyltransferase — MMFPLQGVQMLQTLEKSLRKSLPVSLKVYGAVFHMTHGNPFKLKALVDKWPDFNAVVIRPEEQEMTDDLDHYTNTYQIYSKDLKNCQEFLSSPEVINWKQHLQIQSSQSSLNEVIQNLAAMKSFKVKQTQCILYMTPEMAKKLAPSLLDGKNLSPDDGKPTDINQEMFRLSSLDVTHAALVNKFWHFGGNERSQRFIERCIRNFPNKCLLGPEGTPVSWCLMDQTAEIRMAGTTPEYRAQGLVSYVIYHHTQALDKLDFPIYSHTDKSNIIMQKMSLSLCHIPMPCDWNQWNCIPL; from the exons GTTTATGGGGCTGTCTTCCACATGACTCACGGAAACCCATTCAAGCTAAAGGCCCTGGTGGACAAGTGGCCTGACTTTAATGCAGTGGTTATCCGCCCTGAGGAGCAG GAGATGACAGATGACCTTGATCACTACACCAATACTTACCAAATCTACTCTAAGGACCTCAAGAACTGTCAGGAATTCCTTAGCTCACCAGAAGTCATCAACTGGAAGCAGCATTTGCAGATCCAAA GTTCACAGTCCAGCCTTAATGAGGTAATACAAAATCTTGCAGCCATGAAATCTTTCAAAGTCAAGCAAACACAATGCATTCTGTATATGACACCTGAGATGGCGAAGAAACTGGCTCCTTCCCTGCTAGATGGAAAGAATTTATCACCTGATGATGGCAAACCCACTGACAT CAACCAAGAGATGTTTAGACTCTCATCCCTGGACGTTACCCACGCTGCCTTGGTGAATAAATTCTGGCATTTTGGTGGCAACGAGAGGAGCCAGAGATTCATCGAGCGCTGTATCCGGAACTTCCCTAACAAATGCCTGCTGGGACCTGAGGGGACCCCTGTGTCCTGGTGCCTGATGGACCAGACAGCAGAGATACGGATGGCAGGCACCACACCTGAGTACCGGGCCCAGGGCCTCGTCTCGTATGTCATCTATCACCATACGCAGGCTCTCGACAAACTCGACTTCCCCATCTATTCGCACACAGACAAGAGTAACATAATTATGCAGAAAATGAGTCTCAGTCTGTGTCACATCCCTATGCCCTGTGACTGGAACCAGTGGAACTGTATCCCTCTGTGA